The following are from one region of the Petrotoga mobilis SJ95 genome:
- a CDS encoding glutamate synthase subunit beta yields the protein MGDPQGFLKYERKTPEERPSKIRINDWEELYIEMEKDELRMQAARCMNCGTPFCHSGILINNMVSGCPLNNLIPEWNDLVYRNLWKEAYERLIETNSFPEFTGRVCPAPCEKACVNNLVKDPVSIKSIEYYIIEEAFKNGWVEEDKPSYSTGKKVAVVGSGPAGLSCAWELKRYGHEVTVFEKYEYPGGLLTYGIPNMKLDKKIVKRRIELMKKSGIQFKTNIDVGKDYPAQKLKEEFDSVVLCGGTAKARDLNVEGRNLKGIYFATEFLKSANERILSQFIKSEKDIEEISAKGKNVIVIGGGDTGTDCVGVSLRQGCKSVVQFEIMDKPPLLRRQNNPWPEWPKVLTVDYAQEEYAELFGKDPRLYNISTKRFVGDAKGNVKEVHTVEVEWKQDKTGKLFPKEIDGTEKVWKADLVLLALGFLGPEKYLIEQLNVETDKRSNVKTEEGKYSTNVEGIFSAGDMRRGQSLVVWAINEGKQAAKECNEYLISSNNNNNKQRRLKTL from the coding sequence ATGGGCGATCCCCAAGGATTTCTAAAGTATGAAAGAAAAACCCCTGAAGAAAGACCCTCAAAAATAAGAATAAATGATTGGGAAGAATTATATATAGAAATGGAAAAAGATGAACTTCGAATGCAAGCAGCAAGATGCATGAACTGCGGCACACCGTTTTGTCATTCTGGCATATTGATAAATAATATGGTCTCGGGGTGCCCTTTGAATAATTTGATTCCAGAATGGAACGATTTAGTATATAGAAACCTTTGGAAAGAAGCTTACGAAAGGTTGATCGAAACAAACAGTTTCCCAGAATTCACGGGAAGGGTTTGTCCTGCTCCATGCGAAAAAGCTTGTGTAAACAATTTGGTAAAGGATCCGGTTTCCATTAAAAGTATTGAATATTATATTATAGAAGAAGCATTCAAAAATGGTTGGGTAGAAGAGGATAAGCCATCTTACTCCACTGGTAAAAAGGTGGCTGTTGTAGGTTCTGGACCGGCAGGGTTATCATGTGCTTGGGAGTTAAAAAGATATGGTCATGAAGTTACAGTTTTTGAAAAGTATGAATATCCGGGGGGCTTATTGACTTACGGTATACCAAATATGAAATTGGACAAAAAGATTGTAAAAAGACGTATAGAATTGATGAAAAAATCTGGCATACAATTCAAAACTAATATAGACGTTGGTAAAGATTATCCTGCTCAAAAGCTAAAAGAAGAGTTTGATAGCGTTGTATTATGTGGAGGAACCGCTAAAGCGAGAGATTTAAACGTAGAGGGAAGAAACCTAAAAGGGATATACTTTGCCACAGAATTTTTGAAGAGTGCAAACGAGAGAATACTGTCTCAATTTATAAAAAGTGAAAAAGATATTGAGGAGATCTCTGCTAAGGGTAAGAACGTTATCGTAATCGGTGGAGGAGATACGGGAACGGATTGTGTGGGAGTTAGTTTAAGACAGGGTTGTAAAAGTGTTGTACAGTTTGAAATTATGGACAAACCTCCACTTTTAAGGAGACAAAACAATCCTTGGCCAGAATGGCCCAAAGTTTTAACTGTTGATTATGCTCAGGAAGAATATGCAGAACTATTCGGTAAAGATCCGAGATTGTACAACATTTCAACTAAAAGATTTGTTGGAGATGCAAAAGGTAACGTTAAAGAGGTCCATACCGTTGAAGTAGAATGGAAACAGGATAAAACAGGAAAATTGTTTCCAAAAGAAATCGATGGAACAGAAAAGGTATGGAAAGCAGATTTAGTTCTGTTAGCCTTGGGATTCTTAGGCCCCGAAAAGTATTTAATTGAGCAGTTAAATGTAGAAACAGATAAAAGATCAAACGTTAAAACGGAAGAAGGAAAATACTCGACAAATGTGGAAGGGATTTTTTCAGCTGGAGATATGAGAAGGGGACAAAGTTTGGTAGTATGGGCAATAAATGAAGGGAAACAAGCAGCAAAAGAATGTAATGAATACTTAATTTCTTCCAATAATAACAATAATAAACAGCGTCGGCTCAAAACGCTGTAG
- a CDS encoding ammonium transporter has product MKRVWKSLLMMSVAFIVPTVLLADSITMEDVVSSIDTMWTLLAAFLVFFMQAGFALVEAGFTRSKNTVNIIMKNFTDFLVGSILYWLVGFTIMFGVGNGFIGWQGSFEYLGLNIPLNAFLIFQTVFAATAATIVSGAMAERTKFTGYLIYSVFISAFIYPIVGHWIWGGGWLSDMVDFAGSTVVHSVGGWAALMGTMVLGPRTGKYRSDGTPNKIPGHSLVLAALGVFILWFGWFGFNPGSTISGLNLKIADIAMTTNLAAASGGLGALTIGWFIYKKPDVNSTLNGVLAGLVGITAGTASVTNVGAAIIGALSGGLVVLAIDFFDKIHIDDPVGAISVHGVGGAFGTLMVGIFAVDGGLLYGGGLNLFLTQLKGVLAVAGWTVVTTYILFKSIDLTIGLRIDSTSEIEGLDFAEHGSVSYPDLTPLKGRSVRVKIDEEGE; this is encoded by the coding sequence ATGAAGAGAGTTTGGAAGAGTTTGTTGATGATGTCTGTTGCCTTTATTGTTCCAACCGTTTTACTCGCAGATAGTATTACTATGGAGGACGTGGTAAGCTCCATCGATACTATGTGGACTTTACTCGCAGCGTTTTTAGTGTTTTTTATGCAAGCTGGATTTGCGCTCGTGGAAGCAGGGTTTACAAGATCAAAGAACACGGTAAACATCATCATGAAAAACTTTACGGATTTTTTAGTTGGCTCAATACTTTACTGGCTAGTTGGGTTTACTATTATGTTTGGTGTTGGGAATGGTTTCATAGGTTGGCAAGGAAGTTTTGAATATCTGGGATTAAACATTCCGCTTAACGCTTTTTTAATATTCCAGACGGTATTTGCTGCAACCGCTGCAACTATAGTATCTGGAGCAATGGCGGAAAGAACTAAATTCACAGGTTATCTGATCTACAGTGTTTTCATCAGTGCATTTATATATCCCATAGTTGGTCATTGGATATGGGGTGGAGGTTGGTTATCAGATATGGTTGATTTTGCAGGTTCCACAGTAGTTCATTCCGTAGGCGGATGGGCTGCACTGATGGGAACAATGGTTTTAGGGCCAAGAACCGGTAAATACAGATCAGATGGAACACCGAATAAGATTCCAGGACATAGCTTAGTTTTAGCTGCTTTAGGGGTTTTCATCCTATGGTTTGGATGGTTTGGTTTTAACCCTGGAAGTACCATTTCAGGTTTAAATCTCAAAATCGCTGATATAGCGATGACTACAAATTTAGCTGCCGCATCAGGAGGGTTGGGGGCGTTGACGATAGGTTGGTTTATTTACAAAAAACCGGACGTCAACTCTACCCTAAATGGTGTTTTAGCTGGATTGGTGGGAATCACTGCTGGCACAGCAAGTGTTACTAATGTTGGCGCTGCCATAATAGGAGCTTTATCCGGTGGTTTAGTTGTTCTAGCTATAGATTTTTTCGACAAAATACATATCGATGATCCTGTTGGAGCAATCTCTGTGCATGGAGTTGGTGGAGCGTTCGGTACATTAATGGTTGGAATATTTGCTGTGGATGGTGGATTACTCTACGGAGGAGGATTAAATCTGTTTTTGACTCAGCTAAAAGGGGTGCTAGCTGTTGCAGGTTGGACCGTTGTAACTACCTACATCCTTTTTAAAAGTATCGATTTAACAATAGGTTTAAGGATTGATTCTACTAGTGAAATAGAGGGCTTAGATTTTGCAGAGCATGGATCTGTTAGTTATCCTGATTTAACTCCGCTTAAAGGGCGAAGCGTGAGAGTAAAAATTGATGAGGAAGGTGAATAA
- a CDS encoding P-II family nitrogen regulator, whose amino-acid sequence MGYKKIECFIRPEKFEEVIVGLEKVGIDGINIDKIYGYGSQKGEEKEVEDYKQKKEYEVKFKEKIKLEIVTDENKVEKIIETIKAHAQTGKVGDGKIYITPVEESIKIRTT is encoded by the coding sequence ATGGGATACAAGAAAATTGAATGTTTTATCAGGCCAGAAAAATTTGAGGAAGTCATCGTAGGATTAGAAAAAGTTGGTATCGATGGCATTAACATTGATAAGATCTATGGATATGGTAGTCAAAAAGGGGAAGAAAAAGAGGTGGAAGATTACAAACAGAAAAAAGAATATGAAGTAAAATTCAAGGAAAAGATCAAATTAGAAATAGTAACTGACGAAAACAAAGTTGAAAAAATTATAGAAACTATAAAAGCACACGCGCAAACAGGTAAGGTAGGTGATGGAAAGATTTATATTACACCGGTAGAAGAAAGTATAAAAATACGAACCACTTAA
- a CDS encoding inositol monophosphatase family protein, translating to MTKNDFIEIKRIVSNAGEKLKMWSTENFHVNSKKSRTDLVTDVDYQIQEYLIEEINKSFPNSLFLAEESGLTKTPEKNEYWVIDPIDGTVNFSRGLPEHCISVAYVENKEPTIGIIYSPFMNLFYSATKNNGAYLNDKRLIPHWAKNFEDSMISLGNERGKTYKYFKALEEKVMRIRLFGTAALQIAYVASGFLDAFISIRSHPWDVAAGHLILKEAGGEIVDLDGKNVNIFQPDALYCNPNIIQDLINNVKNIQKFQ from the coding sequence TTGACAAAAAATGATTTCATTGAAATAAAAAGAATAGTCTCTAATGCCGGTGAAAAATTAAAAATGTGGAGCACCGAGAATTTCCATGTTAATTCAAAAAAATCTCGAACCGATCTTGTAACCGATGTGGATTATCAAATACAGGAATACCTGATAGAAGAGATAAATAAAAGTTTCCCAAATTCATTATTTTTAGCAGAAGAATCAGGGCTAACCAAAACTCCTGAGAAAAATGAATATTGGGTTATAGACCCTATAGACGGTACGGTTAATTTTTCAAGGGGATTGCCAGAACATTGTATCTCGGTAGCCTATGTTGAAAATAAAGAACCAACAATAGGTATTATCTATTCGCCTTTTATGAACCTTTTTTACTCAGCCACAAAAAACAATGGCGCTTATTTAAACGATAAAAGATTGATACCGCACTGGGCTAAAAATTTTGAAGATTCCATGATTTCCCTTGGAAATGAACGAGGGAAAACATACAAATATTTTAAAGCCTTGGAAGAGAAAGTTATGAGGATTAGATTGTTTGGTACTGCCGCCTTGCAGATCGCTTATGTGGCATCGGGTTTTTTGGATGCCTTTATATCTATAAGATCTCATCCATGGGATGTAGCAGCAGGACATCTAATATTAAAAGAAGCGGGCGGGGAAATTGTAGATCTCGATGGAAAAAATGTAAATATTTTCCAGCCTGACGCCCTTTACTGCAATCCTAATATTATTCAAGATCTGATAAATAATGTAAAAAATATTCAAAAATTTCAATGA
- a CDS encoding alpha-amylase family glycosyl hydrolase, with translation MKIIDDKIEIITELWNKLYSDNHKLEILLDFLKSKKDSFTYAPNDKFWYKKGLVYSTYVDLFAGDFDKMKEKLDYLSDLGVTILWLLPILQSPMKDQGFDISDFYKVRDELGGNESFFEFIDLAHEKGIKILFDVAINHTSDEHPWFQEAKKSKDSKYRDYYIWSDTDKKYSQARLLFKGMVNSNWTYNPETNDYYFHRFYEIQPDLNYKNPDVLIEMIKVFTFWKEHGVDGFRMDAAPFLWKEEGTNCENLIQTHWILKIFRAALDYLKEGTALIAEANQPPKDVVAYFGNSDECQVAYHFPVMPKIFLSIAEGNPNYIIDTLSERITPPIPENCQWFVFLRCHDELTLEFVDPEERAKMLKYYLLDERWNFREGEGIAGRLYNQMGKDYKKVLLAYSILFSLDGTPINYYGDEIGMENNEEFYRKMTEKISHKDSRFFNRGPFDEEKRKEALNNSNSDSYKIFHGIKKMLDLKKENQGLFSEKPIYENIDGVFKVTRSNQNRQIIIYNNLTAESKSLDSITLQPYEYVWKIS, from the coding sequence GTGAAAATAATAGACGATAAAATAGAGATAATAACTGAACTTTGGAACAAACTGTATTCTGATAACCATAAATTGGAAATTCTCTTAGACTTTTTAAAGTCAAAAAAAGATTCTTTCACATACGCACCAAACGATAAATTTTGGTATAAGAAAGGTTTGGTCTATTCTACTTATGTTGACCTATTCGCTGGTGATTTTGACAAAATGAAAGAAAAATTAGATTATTTGAGTGATTTAGGTGTAACTATATTATGGCTTCTTCCTATTTTACAATCTCCAATGAAGGACCAAGGATTCGATATTTCTGATTTTTACAAAGTTCGAGATGAATTAGGTGGCAATGAAAGTTTTTTCGAATTCATCGATCTTGCGCACGAAAAAGGTATAAAAATTCTTTTTGATGTCGCAATAAATCATACTTCTGATGAACATCCATGGTTTCAAGAGGCAAAAAAATCAAAAGATTCTAAGTATAGGGATTATTACATATGGAGTGACACAGATAAAAAATACTCCCAAGCCCGACTGCTTTTTAAAGGTATGGTAAACAGCAACTGGACCTACAACCCTGAAACGAATGACTATTACTTTCATAGATTTTACGAAATACAACCGGACTTAAATTACAAAAATCCTGATGTGCTGATAGAGATGATAAAAGTTTTTACCTTCTGGAAAGAACACGGTGTCGATGGTTTTAGAATGGATGCAGCACCGTTTTTATGGAAAGAAGAAGGTACTAACTGTGAAAATTTAATTCAAACTCACTGGATTTTAAAAATATTCAGAGCAGCTTTAGATTACCTAAAAGAAGGAACAGCATTGATAGCAGAAGCCAATCAGCCTCCTAAAGACGTTGTTGCTTATTTTGGTAATTCTGATGAATGCCAGGTTGCATACCATTTTCCCGTTATGCCAAAAATTTTTTTGTCTATAGCTGAAGGTAACCCCAATTATATAATAGATACTCTTTCTGAAAGAATCACCCCGCCTATTCCAGAAAATTGTCAATGGTTCGTTTTTCTAAGGTGCCACGATGAATTAACCTTAGAATTCGTCGACCCAGAAGAAAGGGCGAAGATGTTGAAATACTACTTGCTCGATGAAAGATGGAATTTCAGAGAAGGAGAAGGGATCGCAGGAAGATTGTACAACCAAATGGGTAAGGATTACAAAAAAGTGCTTTTAGCTTATTCAATTTTGTTTTCTTTGGATGGAACACCAATAAATTATTACGGTGATGAAATAGGAATGGAGAACAATGAAGAATTCTATAGGAAAATGACTGAAAAGATAAGCCATAAAGATTCAAGATTTTTCAACAGAGGACCTTTCGATGAAGAGAAAAGAAAAGAAGCTCTGAACAACTCTAACAGCGATAGTTATAAGATTTTTCATGGAATAAAAAAGATGCTTGATTTAAAAAAGGAAAACCAAGGTCTGTTTTCAGAAAAACCAATCTATGAAAATATCGATGGTGTATTTAAAGTTACAAGGAGTAATCAAAATAGGCAGATTATTATTTATAACAACTTAACCGCTGAAAGCAAATCATTAGATAGTATCACTTTGCAACCTTATGAATATGTGTGGAAAATAAGTTAA
- a CDS encoding glucose-1-phosphate thymidylyltransferase: protein MKALILCAGKGTRLRPLTFTNAKPLIPIANKPTIMYSLEKIRDAGVTEIGLVVNSENIEDFKKVLGDGSQLGIKLSYIIQDHPKGLAHAVKVSKDFLDNDDFIMYLGDNLVNFDLKNFIDQFKQGNYESFILLTSVDNPSQFGIAVMEDSKVTKVVEKPKDAPSNLAIIGVYIFTPKVFEAIQNIQPSWRGELEITDAIQWLIDNSKNVGAHIVEGWWKDTGKPEDLIEANRTILSNLKEQKIEGEIRSDSSVQGMVHIGKNTKIMNSIVRGPVIIGENVTISNAYIGPYTSIGDSAYINSSEIENSIILSYANISNVYIRIESSIIGENSKIYSAERKPYSLKLIIGDYSNIQIPK, encoded by the coding sequence ATGAAAGCATTAATACTCTGTGCGGGGAAAGGAACAAGACTTCGACCACTAACCTTCACAAACGCTAAACCATTGATACCGATAGCTAACAAACCAACCATTATGTATAGCTTAGAAAAAATAAGGGACGCTGGGGTTACAGAGATCGGTTTGGTAGTAAATTCAGAAAATATAGAAGACTTTAAAAAAGTCTTAGGTGACGGTAGTCAATTAGGTATAAAATTATCGTATATTATACAAGATCATCCAAAAGGTTTGGCGCATGCTGTAAAGGTTTCAAAAGACTTCCTTGATAATGATGACTTTATAATGTATCTGGGGGATAACTTGGTAAATTTTGATCTTAAAAATTTTATAGACCAGTTTAAACAAGGAAATTATGAATCTTTTATACTTTTGACTTCCGTTGATAACCCTTCACAATTTGGAATAGCGGTGATGGAAGATTCTAAAGTAACAAAGGTTGTCGAAAAACCAAAAGATGCGCCATCGAATCTCGCAATAATTGGGGTTTACATATTCACTCCGAAGGTTTTTGAGGCAATTCAAAATATTCAACCTTCGTGGAGAGGGGAACTTGAAATCACCGATGCCATTCAATGGTTAATAGATAATTCAAAAAACGTTGGAGCTCACATTGTTGAGGGTTGGTGGAAAGATACTGGAAAACCTGAAGATTTAATCGAGGCAAATAGAACGATTCTCAGTAATTTAAAAGAGCAAAAAATAGAAGGAGAAATAAGATCAGATTCTTCGGTCCAAGGAATGGTCCACATAGGGAAAAATACGAAGATAATGAACTCTATCGTCAGAGGACCTGTAATAATTGGAGAAAACGTTACAATAAGCAATGCGTACATAGGGCCATATACAAGTATCGGTGACAGTGCCTATATAAACTCTTCAGAGATTGAGAACAGTATAATCTTAAGTTATGCAAATATTTCAAATGTGTATATAAGGATAGAATCATCTATTATAGGAGAAAATTCAAAGATTTATTCAGCAGAACGAAAACCATATTCTCTAAAATTGATAATAGGCGATTATAGCAACATACAAATACCAAAATAA
- a CDS encoding polysaccharide biosynthesis protein: MKHLSKRSFRLMIIDYILFFLAYIVAMFIRFQFDFVEMRKYISPIFFFPLIMVIVFYYSGIYRYIWRFATLNELRPVFNSGFIGFLINFFIFEFVRRYISDIFTLPFSVAATASVVGVVFVSASRIYWFSRHSRNYKKRLNGIKNILIIGAGDAGTELLGEYERHPEEGSVVGFLDDDPEKIGRNIRGYPVLGKINQVMDFVEKYNVEEVIIAIPSASSDQIKKIIDYVDTSKVRLKTLPGILEILDNKLSLGFLREVDISDLLGRKEVSVDLKEIKDYIKGKKILVTGAGGSIGSEICRQVLPMGPKALFLLGKGENSIFEISNELKDKFSDAFIEEIIADVSDENRMRYLFSKYRFDVVFHAAAHKHVPLMQKNPTEAFRVNTIGTYTVAKLSGEYNVERFVFISTDKAIKPTSIMGASKRLGEIIVKTMSNFYQTKYGIVRFGNVLGSRGSVIPIFKEQIQKGGPVTVTHPNMKRYFMTIPEAVSLVLQCGQFAQKAEIFVLEMGAPVNIDRLARDLIRLSGYIPDQDIKIVYTGIRPGEKLYEEIFLEDEDYEKTRNRRIFISKSNNHEINKEKLNELIDRINIMIKNHDYNSVIEIIKDYIPDSNISKISEETQ, translated from the coding sequence ATGAAACATTTGTCTAAAAGATCTTTTAGATTGATGATAATTGACTATATTTTGTTTTTCCTTGCTTACATTGTTGCAATGTTCATAAGGTTTCAATTTGACTTTGTGGAGATGAGAAAGTACATCTCCCCCATCTTTTTCTTTCCTTTGATTATGGTAATTGTTTTTTATTACTCTGGAATATATAGATATATTTGGAGATTTGCCACTCTTAACGAATTAAGACCTGTATTTAATAGTGGTTTCATAGGTTTCCTTATCAACTTTTTTATTTTTGAGTTTGTAAGAAGATATATAAGCGATATTTTTACACTTCCTTTCAGCGTGGCGGCGACTGCGTCGGTGGTTGGAGTAGTCTTTGTTTCAGCTAGTAGGATATATTGGTTTTCAAGACATTCTCGAAATTATAAAAAGCGGTTAAACGGAATTAAAAATATTCTTATAATAGGAGCAGGCGATGCAGGAACAGAATTGTTGGGGGAATACGAAAGGCATCCAGAAGAGGGATCAGTTGTAGGCTTTTTGGATGATGATCCAGAAAAGATAGGAAGAAACATTCGAGGCTATCCTGTACTGGGGAAAATAAACCAAGTTATGGATTTTGTTGAAAAATACAATGTTGAAGAGGTTATAATAGCTATTCCTAGCGCTTCATCAGATCAGATAAAAAAAATCATAGATTATGTTGATACATCGAAGGTTAGATTAAAAACTTTGCCAGGAATCTTGGAAATTTTAGATAACAAGTTATCACTTGGCTTTCTACGAGAGGTCGATATTTCCGATTTATTAGGTAGAAAGGAAGTTAGCGTTGATTTAAAAGAGATAAAAGATTACATAAAAGGCAAAAAAATACTGGTTACTGGTGCAGGGGGAAGTATAGGTTCTGAAATATGTAGACAGGTTTTACCAATGGGTCCCAAAGCTCTTTTCTTGCTTGGAAAAGGTGAAAACAGTATTTTTGAAATATCGAATGAACTGAAAGACAAATTTTCAGATGCCTTTATAGAAGAAATTATCGCAGATGTATCCGATGAAAATAGAATGAGGTATTTATTTTCAAAATATAGATTTGATGTTGTTTTTCATGCTGCTGCTCATAAACATGTACCCCTCATGCAAAAAAATCCAACAGAAGCCTTCAGGGTCAACACAATTGGGACTTACACTGTTGCAAAACTTTCAGGGGAATACAATGTAGAAAGATTCGTTTTTATTTCCACCGACAAAGCCATCAAACCAACATCCATTATGGGTGCTTCAAAGAGACTTGGGGAAATTATAGTAAAGACAATGTCTAATTTTTATCAAACAAAGTATGGAATTGTAAGGTTCGGGAACGTTTTGGGAAGTAGAGGGAGTGTAATTCCAATTTTCAAAGAACAGATACAAAAGGGTGGTCCCGTTACTGTCACACATCCCAATATGAAAAGGTATTTCATGACTATTCCGGAGGCTGTCTCTTTAGTATTACAATGTGGACAGTTCGCTCAAAAGGCTGAAATATTTGTTTTAGAAATGGGAGCGCCTGTCAATATTGATCGATTAGCAAGGGATTTGATCAGACTTTCCGGGTATATCCCTGATCAAGACATTAAAATAGTTTATACAGGCATCAGGCCTGGTGAGAAATTATACGAAGAAATATTTTTGGAAGATGAAGATTACGAAAAAACTAGAAACAGACGAATCTTTATTTCAAAATCCAACAATCACGAAATAAATAAAGAGAAGCTAAATGAATTGATAGATCGAATAAATATAATGATAAAAAATCATGATTACAACAGTGTTATTGAGATAATAAAAGATTACATACCAGATTCAAATATATCAAAGATCAGCGAAGAAACTCAATGA
- a CDS encoding DegT/DnrJ/EryC1/StrS family aminotransferase yields the protein MFVPLSGADITDLEKRTIMDVLNSERLALGPYLEKFQEIIKEYAGMKYALAVNSGTSALHLIIRALDFQQNQKMIVTPFTFISSANVALFEKGVPVFVDIDPHTYNLSVKNLKEFIDKDYKDDVTAFMGVDVFGVPLEWDEILKILPDKIKIIEDSCEALGGEYKGRKLGTFGKAGTYAFYPNKQITTGEGGVIVTDDEEIFDLCKSMCNQGRGKSGEWLISERLGYNYRMDEMSAALGFAQMKRIEEISSKRKEKAMNYFELFQSEERVVLPFIPQEVTSQSWFVFVLRLNLDWVSELIHIPTWVRNFDLPIKIEGKQNRKEWKELINKIRNILQTFLKKLSEKGVESKNYFYPVHLQPFYRKMFGYEEGDFPVTELISSLTFAIPFFSNISLEEQNYVYQIITDSLTEIKNETFV from the coding sequence ATGTTTGTCCCATTATCAGGTGCAGATATTACTGACTTAGAGAAAAGAACTATCATGGATGTTTTGAATTCTGAAAGACTTGCTTTGGGTCCTTACTTAGAAAAATTCCAAGAAATAATAAAAGAATACGCTGGAATGAAATATGCTCTGGCTGTAAACAGTGGAACATCAGCCTTACATTTGATTATAAGGGCTTTGGATTTTCAACAAAATCAAAAAATGATTGTAACACCTTTCACCTTTATATCTTCGGCTAACGTAGCTTTGTTTGAGAAAGGAGTGCCGGTATTTGTTGATATAGATCCTCATACTTACAACTTATCCGTTAAAAATTTAAAAGAGTTCATAGACAAAGATTACAAAGATGACGTCACAGCCTTCATGGGTGTGGATGTTTTTGGAGTTCCCTTGGAATGGGATGAGATACTTAAGATTCTTCCAGATAAAATTAAAATAATCGAAGATTCATGCGAAGCACTGGGGGGAGAGTATAAAGGGCGTAAATTAGGAACTTTTGGAAAAGCTGGCACATATGCCTTTTACCCAAATAAGCAGATAACCACTGGTGAAGGCGGGGTTATAGTTACTGATGATGAAGAAATCTTTGACTTATGTAAGTCCATGTGTAACCAAGGTAGAGGCAAAAGCGGTGAGTGGTTAATAAGTGAAAGACTCGGATACAATTATCGTATGGATGAAATGTCTGCTGCACTTGGCTTTGCTCAAATGAAACGGATAGAGGAGATAAGTTCTAAAAGAAAAGAGAAGGCTATGAATTATTTTGAGTTGTTTCAAAGTGAAGAAAGAGTAGTTTTACCTTTCATTCCTCAAGAAGTTACTTCTCAGAGCTGGTTTGTCTTCGTTTTGAGATTGAACTTAGATTGGGTATCAGAGTTAATTCATATACCTACATGGGTTAGAAATTTCGATCTACCAATAAAAATTGAAGGGAAACAAAATCGAAAAGAATGGAAGGAATTAATAAATAAGATAAGAAATATCTTACAAACCTTTTTAAAAAAATTGAGTGAAAAAGGTGTTGAATCCAAAAATTACTTTTACCCTGTCCACTTACAGCCTTTCTATAGAAAAATGTTCGGCTATGAAGAAGGAGATTTCCCTGTCACGGAGCTGATCTCATCTTTAACTTTTGCAATCCCATTTTTCTCCAATATCAGTCTTGAAGAACAGAATTACGTATATCAAATAATAACAGATAGCTTAACGGAGATAAAAAATGAAACATTTGTCTAA